The Thermodesulfovibrio sp. 3462-1 genome contains the following window.
TCCAAACAGGTATACTTCGAAAAATTTTTGGATGTGCAGGCATTTAATGCTAAAAGAATACTAAAAAAAATTAAAGGGAACATAATCTCATAGCAACTCTGTCAAGTCTTTGAGCAACCTCTTCGGAGCTTTTTAGAGGAATACCTAAGACTTCTTCCCATATTCTCTCACTCTCCATACAAAAGTAATAGGTAATATCATTTAGTGTCTCTTTGATAAGTTTACCGAAGGCTTGGTAAAGAGCTTTTCTGATTTCAATATAATATCTTTTCTTTTGATCAAGCCCCTCAATAAATTCATAGGAATAAATAGTGGTATGAGGAAATCTCTTTTGGGCAATTTCTTTTAAAATTTTAGGATATCTTAAAGTTCCAAGACTTATCCAGGCTATTTTATTGTGAGGAAGGTTATGCAAAATAGTTGCAAGAACTTGAGGATATTCTGCTTCAGCTCCTGGATAGAAAATTATAGGATCAAAGTGGAAGGCCACACTAAATCCCTTTTCAGCAGCTTTTTTTGCGCTCTCAAGCCGTGCCCAAAGGGAAGCTGTTCCTTTTTCCTCAGTTGCAATGATTCTCTCTGTATTAACGGACCAAGCAAAAATTATGCGCGGATCTCCTTCAAATTTACTAAAAAACTCCTCTGTA
Protein-coding sequences here:
- a CDS encoding radical SAM protein, whose product is MGKKRLFILEFKGDFIKPCPGTKKYLCCGYNIFHIGEGCPLDCSYCILQVYLNRPGLKVWGNLIEDGFKVLENFLRLRKNQGKITRIGTGEFTDSLALERITQLSEKLIYFWKEKSPYGVLELKTKIALTEEFFSKFEGDPRIIFAWSVNTERIIATEEKGTASLWARLESAKKAAEKGFSVAFHFDPIIFYPGAEAEYPQVLATILHNLPHNKIAWISLGTLRYPKILKEIAQKRFPHTTIYSYEFIEGLDQKKRYYIEIRKALYQAFGKLIKETLNDITYYFCMESERIWEEVLGIPLKSSEEVAQRLDRVAMRLCSL